The Bacteroidota bacterium genome includes a window with the following:
- a CDS encoding phosphatase PAP2 family protein: MKRAGLFVILILVGFGQLPAQNADINLLKNINLHRNRSLDPAFKFISNSVTPLSIAVPIGAITCAIVRKDSAGISNAIVLSSAAIVVSLVTTSIKYSVNRPRPYTTWSFIDHVTSMGSPSFPSGHTSQAFALATSLSIAYPKWYVITPSFLWAAAVGYSRMDLGVHYPSDVAAGALVGAGSAFLSYEMNRLLFHKHFKKEVTQ, from the coding sequence ATGAAAAGAGCCGGTTTATTTGTGATACTTATCCTTGTCGGATTTGGTCAATTGCCGGCTCAGAATGCCGACATAAATCTTCTTAAAAATATTAATCTTCATCGGAACCGTTCACTGGATCCGGCCTTTAAATTTATTTCAAACAGTGTTACACCTTTATCGATAGCTGTCCCGATTGGGGCAATAACCTGCGCGATTGTACGAAAAGACAGTGCAGGCATAAGTAATGCAATTGTGCTTTCTTCAGCGGCTATTGTGGTTTCGCTTGTTACCACCTCCATTAAATATTCCGTGAACAGACCACGTCCTTACACCACCTGGTCATTTATAGATCATGTAACTTCTATGGGTTCGCCTTCCTTTCCTTCGGGGCATACTTCACAGGCTTTTGCGCTGGCAACATCACTGAGCATAGCCTATCCAAAATGGTACGTTATTACACCTTCATTTTTGTGGGCGGCTGCAGTAGGTTATTCCCGTATGGATCTCGGCGTTCATTATCCCAGCGATGTTGCAGCAGGTGCATTGGTAGGCGCAGGTTCAGCCTTTCTTTCTTATGAAATGAACCGCCTGCTGTTTCACAAACATTTTAAAAAGGAAGTAACGCAATAA